A region of Epinephelus fuscoguttatus linkage group LG1, E.fuscoguttatus.final_Chr_v1 DNA encodes the following proteins:
- the LOC125888430 gene encoding E3 ubiquitin-protein ligase RNF182, producing MSQLKESEPGREMEAKVQTWAQSLVYTLEELECKICYNRYDTRSRKPKLLGCLHRVCAKCLKKMVDMGESSPSVISCPFCRHETHVPDEEVWLMEDDRHILAVLSCQDRVRRGGAGGAGGEVLLSPNGLTGGSGMDSSHRSSDCLVITIMELPEESPSSDSLSMLNVVGLYRPPSLDSLPCNLPAHKCRAWTSRSFPRCLLGALCLVYFSSLPLGIYLLMIGQLWLGVVLVSLVPSTLLLLVLYGFCQCLCHELMEALAARTHTLP from the exons ATGAGCCAGTTGAAGGAGTCGGAGCCTGGCCGGGAGATGGAAGCCAAG GTGCAGACCTGGGCTCAGTCTCTGGTTTACACTTTGGAGGAACTTGAGTGTAAAATATGCTACAACCGCTACGACACTCGCAGCAGGAAACCCAAACTGCTGGGCTGTCTGCACCGAGTCTGCGCCAAGTGTCTGAAGAAGATGGTGGACATGG GTGAGTCCTCGCCATCCGTCATCAGCTGTCCCTTCTGTCGCCATGAGACCCACGTCCCCGACGAGGAG GTGTGGTTGATGGAGGATGACCGACACATCCTGGCTGTTCTGTCCTGTCAGGACCGAGTCCGgcgaggaggagcaggaggagcaggaggggaGGTGCTGCTGAGTCCAAATGGTCTGACCG GAGGCAGCGGCATGGACTCATCCCACCGCTCCTCAGACTGTCTGGTCATCACCATCATGGAGCTCCCAGAGGAGTCTCCGTCCTCAGACTCACTGAGCATGCTCAATGTGGTGGGTCTGTACCGCCCCCCCAGCCTGGACTCGCTGCCCTGCAACCTGCCGGCTCACAAGTGTCGCGCTTGGACGTCCCGCAGCTTCCCGCGCTGCCTGCTGGGGGCACTCTGCCTG GTGTACTTCAGCTCTCTGCCTCTGGGGATTTACCTGCTAATGATTGGTCAGCTGTGGCTGGGCGTGGTCCTGGTCAGTCTGGTTCCCtccacgctgctgctgctcgtcCTCTACGGCTTCTGTCAGTGTCTGTGTCACGAGCTGATGGAGGCGCTcgctgcacgcacacacacgctgccATGA
- the zgc:109913 gene encoding regulator of G-protein signaling 9-binding protein translates to MSRWRRSVDELAARRRQQVECERAQEALSRVTSCFQQLAASLGSSADCSFLRDEMDETRALAHRICSGLSRRLVRLLSDGDSAPTGVEDRQVSERLWVLFLSSLESFLSDLRKACGLIGQFPLTQRYDRRSLVNTGCIDGVVGVAARVASVQAPWLTLEEEPSPDLTSHIAGLETMLSEMQLRVPVAFWSVEATQPAWAEACAELDEPDDTLEDLMEVEVVSNSNSNKMVACCQPPCWGLGCVG, encoded by the exons ATGAGTCGGTGGCGTCGTTCAGTGGACGAGCTGGCAGCAAGGCGGCGGCAGCAGGTCGAGTGTGAGCGCGCTCAGGAGGCTCTCAGTcgggtcacttcctgtttccaacAGCTGGCAGCATCACTTGGCAGCTCTGCGGACTGCAGCTTCCTGCGAGATGAGATGGACGAAACAAGAGCGCTAGCACACCGAATCTGCAGCG gccTGTCCCGGCGTCTGGTGCGTCTGCTTTCAGACGGTGACTCCGCCCCCACAGGTGTGGAGGACAGACAGGTATCAGAACGTCTGTGGGTTCTCTTCCTGTCGTCATTAGAGAGCTTCCTGTCTGACCTCCGTAAGGCCTGCGGTCTGATTGGACAGTTCCCTCTGACCCAGCGCTATGACAGACGCTCCCTAGTCAACACAG GATGTATTGATGGCGTGGTGGGGGTGGCAGCTCGAGTGGCTTCAGTCCAGGCACCGTGGCTCACCTTGGAGGAGGAGCCAAGCCCTGATCTGACCAGTCATATTGCAGGACTGGAAACCATGCTGAGTGAGATGCAGCTGAGG GTTCCTGTTGCCTTCTGGTCCGTAGAGGCGACCCAGCCAGCGTGGGCTGAAGCTTGCGCTGAACTGGACGAACCAGACGACACCCTGGAAGACCTGATGGAGGTTGAGGTAGTCTCCAACAGCAACAGCAATAAGATGGTAGCCTGCTGCCAGCCACCGTGCTGGGGACTGGGCTGTGTCGGGTag